A genomic segment from Kyrpidia tusciae DSM 2912 encodes:
- a CDS encoding MotE family protein, whose product MTARLSLRWMIAVAAMALVLTLLLSGIVLSLLGFPVVTRVKNTALGVVQGLFPTNRPTPAAGAQAEIDALRAQVSALQAQLDDAKRHLQQTRASAQGSGNPGGAPGASGPGGTALGGAAPGVSGPPGSVGGAASEAGAAGGGTAPGVPSPIQPGAAQDVNQVYRSMVPTKAAAILQQMTPQEAAAALQGLSTDDRAAILEKMDPKTAAAVIQIMGRAGQ is encoded by the coding sequence ATGACGGCGCGGCTTTCCCTCCGATGGATGATCGCCGTGGCCGCCATGGCCTTGGTGCTCACCTTGTTGCTCTCGGGTATCGTCCTCTCTCTGCTCGGTTTTCCCGTCGTCACCCGGGTCAAAAATACGGCTCTCGGCGTGGTCCAAGGGTTGTTCCCAACGAACCGACCCACTCCGGCGGCAGGCGCCCAGGCGGAAATCGATGCGCTTCGGGCCCAGGTGAGTGCGCTGCAAGCCCAGTTAGACGATGCCAAGAGGCATTTGCAACAAACCCGGGCTTCTGCCCAAGGCTCCGGGAACCCGGGAGGGGCCCCGGGGGCTTCGGGCCCCGGGGGCACGGCGCTGGGAGGGGCGGCCCCGGGAGTGTCCGGGCCTCCGGGATCTGTGGGAGGAGCTGCATCCGAGGCGGGGGCGGCAGGGGGCGGGACGGCTCCGGGGGTGCCGAGCCCCATCCAGCCGGGTGCCGCCCAGGATGTGAACCAGGTTTACAGGTCCATGGTGCCCACGAAAGCCGCGGCTATTTTGCAGCAAATGACCCCTCAAGAGGCGGCGGCAGCCCTCCAAGGTCTGTCGACAGACGATCGGGCTGCCATCCTTGAGAAAATGGATCCGAAGACGGCGGCGGCTGTGATTCAGATCATGGGGAGGGCGGGTCAATGA
- a CDS encoding flagellar FliJ family protein, translated as MRSAKRAARVREVQERLLQVRVSELEEAARRRDAVHQARDAWSGRLMEAAAPRQASISSAEWTLWQHWAAFVAGRVAELGNQLDAAERKVEQCREATLDQWKWAKTWGMLEERAAEEERHCRERREEKDREEAFLLRLAGESREG; from the coding sequence ATGAGAAGCGCAAAACGGGCAGCTCGGGTTCGCGAAGTGCAAGAGCGACTCCTTCAGGTCCGGGTCAGCGAGTTGGAGGAGGCCGCCCGACGCCGGGACGCTGTGCATCAAGCGAGGGACGCTTGGTCCGGAAGATTGATGGAGGCGGCAGCCCCCCGCCAGGCGTCGATCTCGTCGGCGGAATGGACCTTATGGCAACATTGGGCAGCCTTTGTCGCCGGTCGAGTTGCAGAACTGGGAAACCAACTGGATGCGGCAGAGCGGAAAGTGGAACAGTGCCGAGAAGCCACTTTAGACCAGTGGAAGTGGGCAAAGACGTGGGGAATGTTAGAGGAACGCGCAGCCGAAGAAGAGCGGCACTGCCGGGAGCGACGTGAAGAAAAGGACCGGGAGGAAGCATTTTTGCTTCGCCTGGCCGGGGAGAGTAGGGAAGGATGA
- a CDS encoding FliI/YscN family ATPase: MQEGWDTNAYCETLRRSPLWRVSGRVAQAVGMTVESNGPVARVGDLCSIETDAGPRFAEVVGFRNRRLILMPFSDLDRIHNGAVVKVVSEGLRVPTGPGILGRVVDGLGRPIDGLGPVAGEFQDPIEQPPPPPMARTPVNQPLSVGVRAIDGLLTVGQGQRIGIFAGSGVGKSTLLGMIARYTEADVTVIGLIGERGREVQDFIARELDEEGRKRAVVVAATSDQPPLMRIKGALTATAMAERFRRQGRRVLLLMDSVTRFAMACREVGLAAGEPPTARGYTPSVFAALPKLLERTGTARTGSITAFYTVLVEGDDFNEPIADAVRGILDGHIVLSRKIAQQGLYPAIDVTASTSRLMNQVAETAHVRAAARFKALLAAYEEAEDLIQIGAYREGTRLEVDTALRLRPRMWAYLAQNRDVRSDMGEAVRQLMEMFNEEGGG; encoded by the coding sequence GTGCAGGAAGGTTGGGACACCAACGCGTATTGCGAAACTCTTCGCCGCTCCCCCCTGTGGAGGGTTTCCGGGCGGGTCGCCCAGGCGGTAGGCATGACGGTGGAATCGAACGGTCCCGTGGCGCGGGTGGGAGATCTCTGCTCGATTGAAACGGACGCCGGACCGCGGTTTGCGGAGGTCGTGGGCTTCCGGAACCGCCGGCTCATTCTGATGCCCTTCTCCGACCTGGACCGCATCCACAATGGCGCCGTGGTGAAGGTGGTCTCCGAAGGCCTCCGGGTACCCACTGGGCCGGGCATTTTGGGGAGGGTTGTAGACGGACTCGGCCGGCCCATCGACGGGCTTGGGCCGGTGGCGGGGGAATTTCAAGATCCCATCGAGCAGCCTCCCCCGCCGCCCATGGCCCGAACCCCGGTGAACCAGCCCTTGTCCGTGGGGGTGAGGGCGATCGACGGGCTGCTCACGGTGGGACAAGGCCAGAGGATCGGCATTTTCGCGGGGAGTGGAGTGGGGAAAAGCACCCTTTTAGGGATGATCGCCCGGTATACCGAAGCGGACGTGACGGTGATTGGCCTGATTGGTGAGCGGGGAAGGGAAGTGCAGGATTTTATCGCCCGGGAGTTGGATGAAGAAGGGCGAAAACGGGCGGTGGTGGTGGCTGCGACATCCGATCAGCCGCCCTTGATGCGGATCAAAGGGGCGCTCACCGCCACAGCCATGGCGGAGCGGTTCCGGCGCCAGGGACGACGGGTTCTGTTGTTGATGGACTCTGTAACCCGTTTTGCCATGGCCTGCCGCGAGGTGGGATTGGCCGCCGGCGAACCCCCCACCGCCCGGGGCTACACCCCTTCGGTCTTCGCCGCCCTGCCAAAACTGTTGGAGCGCACGGGAACTGCTCGTACCGGCTCGATTACCGCCTTTTACACCGTCTTGGTGGAAGGGGACGATTTTAACGAACCCATCGCGGATGCCGTGCGGGGCATTCTGGACGGTCACATCGTATTATCCAGGAAAATCGCCCAACAGGGGCTCTATCCCGCCATTGATGTGACGGCGAGTACCAGTCGCCTCATGAATCAAGTGGCGGAGACCGCTCACGTCCGGGCTGCGGCTCGGTTTAAAGCCCTGTTGGCGGCGTACGAAGAAGCGGAAGATTTGATTCAAATCGGCGCCTATCGCGAGGGGACCCGACTGGAGGTAGACACCGCGCTGCGCCTTAGACCCCGAATGTGGGCGTACCTCGCCCAGAATCGCGATGTGAGAAGTGACATGGGCGAGGCGGTACGCCAGCTCATGGAGATGTTCAACGAGGAGGGCGGCGGATGA
- a CDS encoding flagellar hook-length control protein FliK: MSEATIGGAAIRSAREEGQPTSGKSAEVSPGAPHVPAEAQVKGARRFTRVLESHLPGKEHLERGGKTTGKKKRLPGEAAQESGNSPLYPGGASALFPGSHATASGVPAGEGKKGGHLLGSVSMRGTGSQSAPSLFQPPALSEEGKAENLPSDADAPDGSGAPGKGIARKHAFQDRLSPGPLQGTGGQNPGVGALPQGGKVLTASPTTVDQSRKAGVTHKAVGLGGPAQPQGTEDIGNAVIGVEARGRGIPQEAPTVQALAVREGRTDLLTDSSFRAKAAKTALDAPSHRAVSVDSGAGRLAGDDSLLAGLSGGAFPGQGMQEPPTVLTNVPSEGLADAVGANLANRAWRPGESATLRVTVVPADLGPVQVIAHMDVEGRLHVQIHAASPETQAMIQQQSMQLIHHLQQNHIPVQRLDVGGTPIMSGGTGSGAAFTGGASTGQGQSHSGFQPPVADRGTGGIGVGNEGVEGPGDYPSTAGTALRLSGTSGFEAMV, encoded by the coding sequence ATGAGCGAAGCGACCATCGGTGGGGCGGCCATCCGGTCAGCCCGGGAGGAGGGCCAGCCCACCTCCGGCAAGTCGGCGGAGGTTAGCCCAGGGGCTCCACACGTTCCAGCTGAGGCCCAGGTAAAAGGAGCCCGCCGCTTTACCCGGGTGTTAGAAAGCCATTTGCCGGGAAAAGAACATCTGGAAAGGGGCGGAAAGACCACCGGGAAGAAGAAACGATTGCCCGGCGAGGCGGCCCAGGAATCGGGCAATTCTCCCCTGTATCCCGGAGGTGCCTCCGCCTTATTCCCTGGATCCCATGCCACGGCCTCCGGGGTGCCGGCTGGTGAAGGGAAAAAAGGCGGGCACCTACTTGGTAGTGTTTCAATGCGTGGCACGGGGTCTCAATCCGCTCCGTCTCTATTTCAACCTCCCGCCTTGTCAGAGGAGGGAAAAGCCGAGAACCTCCCTTCCGACGCCGACGCGCCGGATGGATCGGGGGCACCGGGGAAAGGAATCGCCCGGAAACATGCCTTCCAAGATCGCCTTTCTCCTGGCCCGCTGCAAGGAACGGGCGGGCAGAACCCGGGTGTGGGGGCTCTTCCTCAAGGTGGAAAGGTTTTGACCGCTTCACCGACAACCGTCGACCAGTCGAGGAAAGCAGGTGTCACTCACAAGGCCGTTGGGCTTGGCGGGCCGGCCCAGCCCCAAGGGACCGAGGATATCGGGAATGCGGTGATAGGGGTTGAGGCCAGGGGCCGGGGGATTCCACAGGAGGCACCCACGGTCCAAGCACTCGCCGTCCGGGAGGGGCGCACCGACCTTCTTACCGACAGCTCTTTCCGGGCAAAGGCGGCGAAGACAGCATTGGATGCGCCTTCGCACCGCGCAGTTTCCGTTGACTCGGGGGCCGGGCGACTGGCAGGTGACGATTCTCTGCTCGCGGGGCTTTCCGGGGGGGCCTTTCCAGGTCAGGGCATGCAGGAACCTCCAACTGTCCTGACGAATGTGCCCAGTGAAGGACTGGCTGATGCGGTGGGGGCAAACCTTGCGAATCGCGCCTGGCGACCTGGGGAGAGCGCGACCCTTCGCGTGACGGTAGTGCCTGCCGATCTCGGGCCGGTGCAGGTCATTGCCCACATGGATGTGGAAGGCCGGCTGCACGTGCAGATTCACGCGGCCTCCCCGGAAACCCAGGCGATGATTCAACAGCAATCCATGCAACTGATTCACCATTTGCAACAAAACCACATCCCGGTCCAACGCCTGGACGTGGGGGGTACCCCGATTATGAGCGGAGGCACTGGTTCAGGTGCCGCGTTCACTGGGGGGGCGAGCACGGGACAAGGGCAGTCTCATTCGGGTTTCCAGCCACCCGTCGCCGACCGCGGAACGGGTGGGATCGGAGTCGGGAATGAAGGGGTGGAGGGGCCCGGGGACTATCCGTCGACGGCGGGGACTGCTCTACGATTATCGGGGACCTCGGGCTTTGAAGCGATGGTGTGA
- the fliY gene encoding flagellar motor switch phosphatase FliY, whose product MLSQDEIDALLRGGGAMTSPQQGEILSEMERDALGEIGNISFGTAATALSTLLNRRVEITTPMVSAAKTQELGSEFPVPHVAVQVQYTAGFEGLNALFIRPEDARIIADLMMGGQGAPPEGELDELQLSAVSEAMNQMMGSAATSMSQMFNMKINISPPTARIVDFQKEPPGELFSGEEVVVKVAFRLIVADLIDSHIMQLIPLSFAKKMVTALLGPQDSANAPGPEPSQASGAQPSTGTGAPSPGEVSGQQTVSSQEKAGADRPNGYQEAGTSQTEAAAGAQTVVKPVEFGPLHSPAAEAPRTDNLDLLLDVSLTVSVELGRTHQSVREVLSWSLGSVVELDRLAGEPVDIYVNQKLIAKGEVVVIDENFGVRVTDIVHPRDRMRGVQQGG is encoded by the coding sequence ATGCTATCTCAGGATGAAATCGACGCGCTTCTTCGGGGGGGAGGGGCCATGACCTCTCCCCAACAAGGAGAAATCCTGAGCGAGATGGAGCGGGACGCCCTCGGGGAGATTGGCAACATCAGTTTCGGAACCGCCGCCACGGCCCTGTCTACCCTTTTGAACAGACGGGTGGAAATCACCACGCCAATGGTGAGTGCGGCCAAAACCCAGGAACTGGGCAGCGAATTTCCCGTGCCCCATGTTGCGGTGCAGGTCCAGTATACCGCCGGTTTTGAGGGGCTCAACGCTTTGTTTATCCGCCCGGAGGATGCCCGGATCATTGCCGATCTCATGATGGGCGGTCAAGGAGCTCCCCCGGAAGGCGAGCTCGATGAATTGCAGCTCAGCGCAGTGAGTGAAGCGATGAACCAGATGATGGGGTCGGCGGCCACCTCCATGTCCCAGATGTTTAACATGAAAATCAACATTTCGCCGCCAACGGCCCGAATTGTGGATTTTCAAAAGGAACCGCCGGGGGAGCTGTTTTCCGGCGAAGAGGTCGTGGTGAAAGTGGCCTTTCGCCTCATCGTCGCCGATCTCATCGATTCGCACATCATGCAGCTCATTCCTCTCAGCTTCGCCAAGAAAATGGTGACGGCGCTACTCGGGCCGCAGGACAGCGCGAATGCTCCTGGCCCGGAGCCGTCGCAAGCCTCGGGAGCCCAGCCGTCCACGGGGACCGGTGCTCCGTCCCCTGGGGAGGTTTCCGGCCAGCAAACCGTCTCCTCCCAAGAGAAGGCTGGGGCGGATCGGCCCAACGGTTATCAGGAAGCCGGGACGTCCCAAACCGAGGCGGCCGCCGGCGCGCAGACCGTCGTCAAGCCGGTGGAATTCGGCCCGCTCCATTCCCCTGCTGCCGAAGCGCCCCGGACGGATAACCTCGATCTTTTGCTCGACGTATCCCTCACGGTGAGTGTCGAGCTTGGCCGCACCCATCAGTCTGTTCGGGAGGTTCTGAGCTGGTCCTTGGGATCTGTGGTGGAATTGGATCGCCTGGCCGGGGAGCCGGTGGATATTTACGTCAACCAGAAATTGATCGCAAAAGGGGAAGTTGTGGTCATCGACGAAAACTTTGGGGTGCGGGTGACGGACATTGTACACCCCCGGGATCGAATGCGCGGTGTACAGCAGGGAGGGTGA
- the flgG gene encoding flagellar basal body rod protein FlgG, protein MMRSLYSAVSGMRGFQTKMDVIGNNIANVNTVGFKASRVMFHDLISQTLSGATAPGDTTGGSNPQQVGLGVGLASIDTPMTPGAPMMTGVPTDLAIDGNGFFVVQLSDGATQAYTRAGNFHIDSNRNLVTSEGLFVLDTGGAPIQLPDNTKSVSIDKNGNVNCLLDDGTTQTAAQIGLANFANPEGLQKIGNNLFVETTNSGTADVQAPNQGVFGSITSGALEMSNVDLTNEFTEMIIAQRAFQANARTITSDDQMLQEVVNLKR, encoded by the coding sequence ATGATGCGATCGTTATACTCAGCGGTTTCGGGCATGCGTGGATTTCAAACCAAGATGGACGTGATCGGCAACAACATCGCCAACGTCAACACGGTGGGGTTCAAAGCGAGCCGGGTGATGTTTCACGACCTGATAAGCCAGACTCTTTCTGGGGCCACGGCGCCCGGGGACACGACCGGAGGCTCGAATCCCCAGCAGGTGGGGCTGGGGGTAGGGTTGGCGAGCATCGATACGCCGATGACTCCCGGAGCTCCGATGATGACCGGGGTGCCTACAGATCTGGCCATTGACGGCAATGGCTTTTTCGTGGTCCAACTCTCGGACGGGGCCACCCAGGCCTACACCCGGGCGGGAAATTTCCACATTGACAGTAATCGGAACCTCGTGACCTCGGAGGGGTTGTTTGTGCTGGATACGGGAGGAGCGCCTATCCAACTGCCCGACAACACCAAAAGTGTTTCGATTGATAAAAACGGCAATGTCAACTGCCTGCTGGATGACGGGACCACCCAAACGGCCGCCCAGATTGGGCTTGCCAATTTCGCCAACCCCGAAGGCCTGCAAAAGATCGGGAACAACCTGTTTGTGGAGACGACAAACTCCGGAACGGCGGATGTGCAAGCCCCGAATCAAGGGGTTTTCGGCAGCATCACCTCCGGAGCCCTGGAGATGTCAAACGTGGATTTAACCAATGAGTTTACCGAAATGATCATCGCCCAGCGGGCATTCCAGGCCAATGCCCGAACGATCACCAGCGACGACCAGATGCTGCAAGAGGTCGTCAACCTGAAACGGTGA
- the fliM gene encoding flagellar motor switch protein FliM: MADVLSQREIDALLQALSSGEVSAEAMKEEEEQRRIRAYDFKRAMRFSKDQLRSLTRIYENYARMLSTYFSAQLRTWMHLDVISVEQLPYEEFIRSMPQLSTLLVVDLAPLSGRWVIGIGPDVAFVMLDRLLGGPGLELAGARAFTEIETTVFERSWSRSLGVLGDAWKGIVEDLRPTLSFIEFNPQFLQIAAPNDTVAVVSVSMRIMETTGLMHIGMPHLTLERLLPKLSSQHMLGMGQAGRALDPAREEALRERLRAAPVEIRAVLGRTSIDFYDLMHLAAGDVIPLHQSVNRPVEIYVGDRVKYLGRPGVDHGRLAVQITEIADDERGE, encoded by the coding sequence GTGGCGGACGTCTTGTCGCAACGAGAGATCGACGCCCTTTTACAGGCATTGAGTTCCGGCGAGGTTTCGGCGGAGGCCATGAAGGAGGAAGAAGAGCAGCGCAGGATCCGTGCTTATGACTTCAAGCGGGCCATGCGATTTTCGAAAGATCAACTGCGCAGTCTGACCCGGATCTACGAGAACTACGCGCGGATGCTCAGCACGTATTTTTCGGCACAATTGCGGACTTGGATGCACCTGGATGTCATCTCGGTCGAGCAACTGCCCTACGAGGAGTTTATTCGCTCCATGCCGCAGCTTTCGACCCTGCTCGTGGTGGATCTGGCTCCGCTCAGCGGGCGGTGGGTGATCGGGATTGGACCGGACGTCGCCTTTGTCATGCTCGATCGCCTCCTCGGGGGGCCAGGGTTGGAACTGGCCGGCGCCCGGGCGTTTACGGAAATTGAGACCACGGTGTTCGAACGGTCGTGGAGCCGATCTCTCGGGGTGTTGGGCGATGCGTGGAAGGGCATTGTCGAGGACTTGCGGCCGACTCTGTCTTTTATCGAATTCAATCCTCAGTTTCTCCAGATTGCGGCGCCCAACGATACCGTGGCCGTGGTCTCCGTCAGCATGCGGATTATGGAGACCACCGGGTTAATGCACATTGGTATGCCCCATCTGACCTTGGAGCGGTTGTTGCCGAAACTGAGTTCCCAGCACATGCTGGGCATGGGGCAGGCGGGCCGGGCGCTGGATCCTGCGAGAGAGGAGGCTCTGCGGGAACGCCTGCGGGCGGCTCCGGTGGAAATCCGGGCGGTTTTGGGAAGGACCTCGATCGATTTCTACGACTTGATGCACCTGGCCGCCGGGGATGTCATCCCCCTTCATCAGTCCGTGAACCGGCCCGTGGAGATCTATGTCGGGGACAGGGTGAAATATCTTGGCCGCCCCGGAGTGGATCACGGTCGGCTCGCGGTTCAAATTACAGAGATCGCCGATGACGAAAGGGGGGAATAA
- a CDS encoding response regulator: protein MSRKVLVVDDAAFMRMMIKEILTKHGYEVVGEAVNGIQAVEKFQELRPDLVTLDITMPEMDGIEALKRIRAIDPEAKVIMCSAMGQQAMVIDAIQAGAKDFIVKPFQADRVLEAVRKTLG, encoded by the coding sequence GTGAGTCGCAAAGTTCTCGTCGTAGACGATGCCGCGTTCATGCGCATGATGATCAAGGAGATTCTGACCAAGCACGGGTACGAAGTGGTGGGCGAAGCGGTGAACGGCATTCAGGCTGTGGAAAAGTTTCAGGAACTTCGACCGGATCTCGTCACCCTCGACATTACGATGCCCGAGATGGACGGGATTGAGGCGCTCAAGCGGATCCGGGCCATCGACCCGGAGGCGAAAGTGATCATGTGTTCGGCAATGGGGCAGCAGGCGATGGTGATCGACGCGATACAGGCCGGGGCCAAGGATTTTATCGTAAAGCCGTTTCAGGCGGATCGCGTTTTGGAAGCGGTCCGCAAGACTTTGGGATGA
- the fliQ gene encoding flagellar biosynthesis protein FliQ encodes MSPDNVLQIGQETLRIALLLSLPFLGFTLVVGLIISIFQAVTQIQEPTLTFLPKVLAVFAVILLLGPWMLHTLLDYTEGIFGQLSGFIR; translated from the coding sequence GTGAGCCCGGACAACGTGCTTCAGATTGGGCAGGAAACGCTGCGAATCGCCTTGCTATTGTCGCTGCCCTTCCTGGGCTTCACCCTGGTGGTGGGGCTGATTATCAGTATTTTCCAGGCGGTGACGCAGATTCAAGAACCGACCTTGACGTTCTTGCCAAAGGTGCTCGCTGTGTTCGCGGTGATTCTGCTGTTGGGGCCGTGGATGCTCCACACCCTGCTCGATTACACCGAGGGGATTTTCGGGCAGTTGTCCGGATTCATCCGATGA
- a CDS encoding flagellar basal body-associated FliL family protein, with protein MDTDGKGGVATSKGLTWALIVVLAAAVGVGAWYVIGSRATSSGPPTAADLAKTRYDLPQMTTNLAGGSVIQFSVSLQASSDQAKGELELRKVEIQDAVNDILHSWKREDLDQPRGQEKLKGDIMKRVNELLHNGRVTQVYFPSIIVQ; from the coding sequence GTGGACACCGACGGGAAGGGGGGAGTCGCGACGAGTAAAGGGCTGACGTGGGCGTTAATCGTGGTGCTGGCCGCGGCGGTGGGCGTGGGAGCGTGGTATGTCATCGGGTCTCGGGCGACTTCCTCGGGTCCGCCGACGGCGGCCGATCTCGCCAAAACGCGCTATGACCTGCCGCAAATGACCACCAACCTCGCCGGGGGAAGTGTCATTCAGTTTAGCGTTTCCCTTCAGGCGAGCTCCGACCAGGCGAAGGGCGAGCTCGAACTGAGAAAAGTGGAGATCCAGGACGCCGTGAACGATATTCTTCATTCCTGGAAACGGGAAGATCTCGACCAGCCCCGAGGGCAGGAGAAGTTGAAAGGGGACATCATGAAGAGGGTCAACGAGCTTCTTCACAATGGTCGAGTGACCCAAGTATATTTTCCCTCCATCATCGTTCAGTAA
- a CDS encoding flagellar hook capping FlgD N-terminal domain-containing protein, which yields MSEVAATGMNAANSSGYASPTSVINPNSQLDKNSFLQLLVAQLKNQDPLQPMDSTQFISQLAQFSALEQMTNVAEGQEKAATATEMQAAAEWIGKRISYLDDKGNIQSGVAQAMQVKEGLVYLDLGGLSVPWSSILEVGDGTDQAGGGTGV from the coding sequence ATGAGCGAAGTGGCGGCGACGGGGATGAACGCGGCAAACTCTTCGGGATATGCCAGCCCGACCTCCGTGATCAATCCCAACAGTCAGCTCGATAAGAATTCCTTTCTTCAATTGTTGGTCGCTCAGTTGAAAAACCAAGACCCGCTCCAGCCGATGGACAGCACACAGTTTATCTCCCAACTCGCCCAGTTTTCGGCCCTTGAACAAATGACCAATGTGGCCGAGGGTCAGGAGAAGGCCGCGACAGCCACCGAGATGCAGGCGGCGGCGGAGTGGATCGGGAAGCGGATTTCTTACCTCGACGACAAAGGAAACATCCAGTCCGGGGTCGCTCAAGCCATGCAAGTCAAAGAAGGCCTGGTCTACCTCGATCTCGGTGGTCTCTCGGTTCCGTGGAGTTCCATTCTGGAGGTCGGCGATGGCACGGATCAGGCGGGTGGAGGCACCGGGGTTTAA
- a CDS encoding flagellar FlbD family protein, whose amino-acid sequence MIPLTRLNGSEVWVNALLIESVEASPDTVVTLSTGRKLVVRETVGEIAARVTDYYRSIGLVRGIRGHRREGGSRDE is encoded by the coding sequence GTGATCCCGCTGACCCGGTTGAATGGATCGGAAGTTTGGGTGAACGCCTTGCTCATTGAGTCGGTGGAAGCCAGCCCGGACACAGTGGTGACCTTGTCCACCGGACGAAAATTGGTCGTCCGGGAAACGGTGGGGGAAATCGCCGCTCGGGTGACCGATTACTATCGGAGCATCGGCTTGGTGCGCGGCATCCGTGGACACCGACGGGAAGGGGGGAGTCGCGACGAGTAA
- a CDS encoding FliO/MopB family protein — translation MKTVLAFAGWCWLLAWPRTSLAVANSVEDAVRHAPPSTPSAPPPEPSLSLSFLKLGLGLLVILALIWVASRWLRGRWPKAAGSDSFRVLGVLPLGPGKAVHLIEVADRVLVLGVAQDIRVLEVIEDPQRKQSLRSEEGKAPGFDRRLAEVLQKMADRRRTWLQRQRGMDGDD, via the coding sequence ATGAAGACCGTGTTGGCTTTTGCCGGGTGGTGTTGGTTGCTCGCGTGGCCACGTACGAGTTTGGCCGTGGCGAATTCTGTGGAAGATGCGGTCCGTCACGCTCCTCCCAGCACCCCTTCGGCGCCCCCTCCCGAGCCGTCTTTGTCGCTATCCTTTCTGAAGCTCGGGCTGGGTTTGCTGGTCATTCTGGCCCTCATCTGGGTCGCGTCCAGGTGGCTGCGGGGGCGCTGGCCGAAAGCGGCGGGATCTGACAGCTTCAGAGTGCTGGGCGTCCTCCCTCTCGGACCAGGTAAAGCGGTTCATCTAATTGAAGTGGCGGATCGGGTGCTCGTGTTGGGGGTGGCCCAGGACATCCGCGTCCTGGAAGTGATCGAGGATCCACAGCGAAAACAAAGCCTTCGGAGTGAAGAAGGGAAGGCCCCGGGTTTTGACCGCCGACTGGCCGAGGTCCTGCAAAAGATGGCCGATCGGCGCCGGACGTGGCTCCAGAGACAGAGGGGAATGGATGGGGATGACTGA
- the fliP gene encoding flagellar type III secretion system pore protein FliP (The bacterial flagellar biogenesis protein FliP forms a type III secretion system (T3SS)-type pore required for flagellar assembly.): MGMTDLRFYKHAGMKIAVVLAAFLVMKTGCALAAPADPTAVIPGLPSTLQPDSSPQGVAGTLQLILLITVLSLAPGILVMITSFTRMIVVLSFVRSALAVQQTPPNQVLIGLALALTFFVMAPTLSQVNQQAVQPYLRGELTQTQAIARAEVPFKHFMAKQTREKDLQLFLDYRNVALPDRVEDIPMSLLVPAYTISELKTAFEIGFMIFIPFLIIDMVISSVLMAMGMMMLPPVIVSLPFKILLFVLADGWYLIVKSLLAGYV, translated from the coding sequence ATGGGGATGACTGATCTTCGATTCTATAAGCATGCGGGAATGAAGATTGCTGTCGTCCTGGCGGCTTTCCTGGTGATGAAAACGGGGTGCGCCCTGGCCGCGCCGGCGGACCCGACCGCTGTTATTCCCGGATTGCCGTCCACTCTACAGCCTGATTCTTCCCCTCAAGGGGTCGCGGGCACCCTTCAGCTGATCTTACTGATCACCGTTCTTTCCCTGGCTCCTGGGATTCTCGTCATGATCACGAGTTTTACCCGGATGATCGTGGTGCTCTCGTTTGTGCGAAGCGCCCTGGCGGTGCAGCAGACCCCTCCGAATCAAGTGTTGATCGGCCTTGCCCTGGCTCTGACCTTTTTCGTCATGGCCCCGACTTTGTCCCAGGTCAATCAGCAGGCCGTTCAGCCGTATCTGCGGGGGGAATTGACCCAGACCCAGGCCATTGCCCGGGCCGAGGTGCCCTTTAAACATTTTATGGCCAAACAGACCCGGGAAAAGGACTTGCAATTGTTCTTGGATTACCGAAATGTGGCCCTTCCGGACCGGGTGGAGGACATCCCCATGTCGTTGTTGGTGCCCGCATATACCATCAGTGAACTGAAGACCGCTTTCGAGATCGGATTCATGATCTTTATCCCGTTTCTCATCATCGACATGGTGATTTCAAGTGTTCTCATGGCCATGGGCATGATGATGCTCCCCCCGGTGATCGTGTCGTTGCCCTTTAAGATTCTTTTGTTCGTTCTGGCCGACGGCTGGTATTTGATCGTGAAATCGCTCCTGGCGGGCTATGTGTGA